A single window of Pristis pectinata isolate sPriPec2 chromosome 8, sPriPec2.1.pri, whole genome shotgun sequence DNA harbors:
- the LOC127573284 gene encoding LOW QUALITY PROTEIN: bifunctional apoptosis regulator-like (The sequence of the model RefSeq protein was modified relative to this genomic sequence to represent the inferred CDS: inserted 1 base in 1 codon), whose translation MICVFMANAERRKSGLRSLSCNRMEGDVGLRNEQKCKEQYEELDVSMLPEPSCQLSASEFSCHCCYEILVNPTTLNCGHSFCRHCLALWWDASKKMECPECREKWEGFPKVNIVLRDAVEKLFPDDVKRRRKETQNNIKISNSILGFEKFGSEQSRVVNQSAQWRRGGGFFSGVLTSLTCVAVVFLVYLWSRESEQDLLVHKPVTKWTAKEVTLWLEQLGQWATVYKDRFLEEEVNGRLLLTLGEEEFSKPPFNIERELHRKAILMELDNXKALGVKPPQNLWEYKAMHVGKSLFLLYALKSSPRLTMLYLYLFDYSEIFLPLIHTISPKKTEMTEDADIFRKYWSDDISLKQWAEFLVKYFLIPYQLIAEFAWDWLDMHYWTSRFIIVNAMLLSVLEGFAFWRLWSRGGLRTIPQKMWSHFWKVSSQGILVAILWPIIPQFVCDCLFYWALYFNPIINIDLVVKEVRRLETEHL comes from the exons ATGATCTGTGTTTTCATG GCTAATGCTGAAAGAAGAAAATCAGGTTTGCGAAGTCTCAGTTGTAATCGAATGGAGGGTGATGTAGGATTACGTAATGAGCAAAAATGCAAGGAACAGTATGAGGAGTTGGACGTCAGCATGTTACCAGAACCATCCTGTCAGCTGTCTGCCAGTGAATTTTCCTGTCACTGTTGCTATGAAATATTGGTAAATCCAACTACTTTGAACTGTGGACACAGTTTCTGCCGACATTGCTTAGCACTGTGGTGGGACGCTTCCAAGAAAATGGAATGCCcagaatgcagagaaaaatgGGAGGGATTTCCTAAAGTCAACATTGTCTTAAG AGATGCTGTTGAAAAGCTGTTCCCTGATGATGTCAAGAGACGACGGAAGGAGACGCAGAACAACATAAAAATCTCAAATAGCATTTTGGGTTTCGAGAAATTTGGCAGTGAGCAGTCAAGAGTTGTCAACCAATCAGCGcaatggcgacgaggaggtggcTTTTTCTCAGGAGTACTAACTTCTCTAACCTGTGTGGCA GTAGTATTTCTAGTTtatctctggagcagagaatctGAACAAGATCTTCTCGTACACAAACCTGTGACTAAATGGACTGCAAAAGAAGTGACTCTCTGGTTAGAGCAATTGGGTCAATGGGCTACTGTTTACAAAGACAGGTTTCTAGAGGAGGAAGTTAATGGAAG GTTATTGCTTACTCTAGGTGAAGAAgagttctcaaagcctcctttcaACATTGAGAGAGAACTTCATAGGAAAGCTATTCTAATGGAACTGGACA GTAAAGCACTTGGAGTCAAACCTCCCCAGAATCTGTGGGAATACAAG gCAATGCATGTAGGCAAATCACTGTTTCTGCTGTATGCACTGAAGAGCTCCCCACGGCTGACCATGCTGTATCTCTACCTGTTTGATTACTCAGAAATATTTCTGCCTCTCATCCACACCATTTCTCCTAAGAAGACTGAGATGACAGAGGATGCAGATATTTTTCGCAAGTATTGG TCTGATGACATCAGCTTGAAGCAGTGGGCTGAATTCCTTGTGAAATACTTCCTGATACCGTATCAGTTAATTGCCGAATTTGCATGGGATTGGTTGGACATGCACTACTGGACATCGCGTTTTATAATTGTCAATGCAATGCTTCTGTCTGTCCTGGAAGGTTTTGCGTTCTGGAGACTTTGGTCAAGAGGAGGACTCAG GACCATCCCTCAGAAAATGTGGAGCCATTTCTGGAAAGTGTCAAGCCAAGGAATCCTTGTTGCTATTTTGTGGCCGATAATTCCTCAGTTTGTTTGTGACTGTTTATTTTACTGGGCTCTGTACTTCAATCCCATCATAAATATCGACCTGGTGGTCAAGGAAGTGCGCCGTTTGGAAACTGAACATTTGTGA